The genomic window TGACAACATCATTGCCAATGTGGAACCAGGAGCATTCAACAATCTCTTTAACCTGCGTTCCCTCCGCCTAAAAGGCAATCGTCTAAAGTTGGTCCCTTTGGGAGTATTCACGGGGCTGTCCAATCTCACTAAGCTTGACATTAGTGAGAATAAGATTGTCATTTTACTAGACTACATGTTCCAAGATCTACATAACCTGAAGTCTCTAGAAGTGGGGGACAATGATTTGGTTTATATATCACACAGGGCATTCAGTGGGCTTCTTAGCTTGGAGCAGCTCACCCTGGAGAAATGCAACTTAACAGCAGTACCAACAGAAGCCCTCTCCCACCTCCGCAGCCTCATCAGCCTGCATCTGAAGCATCTCAATATCAACAATATGCCTGTGTATGCCTTTAAAAGATTGTTCCACCTGAAACACCTAGAGATTGACTATTGGCCTTTACTGGATATGATGCCTGCCAATAGCCTCTACGGTCTCAACCTCACATCCCTTTCAATCACCAACACCAATCTGTCTACTGTACCCTTCCTTGCCTTTAAACACCTGGTATACCTGACTCACCTTAACCTCTCCTACAATCCCATCAGCACTATTGAAGCAGGCATGTTCTCTGACCTGATCCGCCTTCAGGAGCTTCATATAGTGGGGGCCCAGCTTCGCACCATTGAGCCTCACTCCTTCCAAGGGCTCCGCTTCCTACGCGTGCTCAATGTGTCTCAGAACCTGCTGGAAACTTTGGAAGAGAATGTCTTCTCCTCCCCTAGGGCTCTGGAGGTCTTGAGCATTAACAACAACCCTCTGACCTGTGACTGCCGCCTTCTCTGGATCTTGCAGCGACAGCCCACCCTGCAGTTTGGTGGCCAGCAACCTATGTGTGCTGGCCCAGACACCATCCGTGAGAGGTCATTCAAGGATTTCCATAGCACTgccctttctttttactttacctGCAAAAAACCCAAAATCCGTGAAAAGAAGTTGCAGCATCTGCTAGTAGATGAAGGGCAGACGGTCCAGCTAGAATGCAATGCGGATGGAGACCCGCAGCCTGTGATTTCCTGGGTAACACCCCGAAGGCGTTTCATCACCACCAAGTCCAATGGAAGAGCCACCGTGTTGGGTGATGGCACCTTGGAAATCCGCTTTGCCCAGGATCAAGACAGCGGGGTGTATGTTTGCATCGCTAGCAATGCTGCTGGGAATGATACCTTCACAGCCTCCTTAACTGTGAAAGGATTCGCTTCAGATCGTTTTCTTTATGCGAACAGGACCCCTATGTACATGACCGACTCCAATGACACCATTTCCAATGGCACCAATGCCAATACTTTTTCCCTGGACCTTAAAACAATACTGGTGTCTACAGCTATGGGCTGCTTCACATTCCTGGgagtggttttattttgttttcttctcctttttgtgTGGAGCCGAGGGAAAGGCAAGCACAAAAACAGCATTGACCTTGAGTATGTGCCCAGAAAAAACAATGGTGCTGTTGTGGAAGGGGAGGTAGCTGGACCCAGGAGGTTCAACATGAAAATGATTTGAAGGCCCGCCCCTCACACTACTGTCTCTTTGTCAATGTTGGTAATCAGTAAGACAGTATGGCACAGTAAATTACTAGATTAAGAGGCAGCCATGTGCAGCTGCCCCTGTATCAAAAGCAGGGTCTATGGAAGCAGGAGGACTTCCAATGGAGACTCTCCATcgaaaggcaggcaggcaggcatgtGTCAGAGCCCTTCACACAGTGGGATACTAAGTGTTTGCATTGCAAATATTGGCATTCTGGGGATCTCAGTAATGAACCTGAATCTTTGGCTCACACTCACGGACAATTATTCAGCATTTTCTACCActgcaaaagcaaaagaaaaaataaagaacaacctACAGTGTAGgatttacatattaaaaagacACATTTGTCTAAAACAtactctacagaaaaatttgtaTCTATGATTATCATTTGTTAAAGCCTTGCATCATACCATATTGTTGGTTCAGTACCACAAAGAGATCaatatattcttttcttccttttttgaaacATATATGCTGTACATGTTTTAAAGCAATATGAATGAGAGGTTGTGCTTTCAGTTACTCACCACTATAGATCCAAGTGTGATTTCACCTTTCGTTACCTACAGATGACCCTGAGGCTAGATCCCTGGAGTTATGGGCGGAGATATTTTGAGAGACGTGTTTGTCTGATGTAGGATGCCAAGAAACAGGACCCAAGGCAAAAGTGCTCAACTCTGTTAACTTCTGTTACTATAAATAAAGGCATGTGCCTAGTTTTGATACAGAATGGAATATTTTTTATACTTGTAATAATATCACACTGGACCAGTTTACTGTAACAAAGCCCTTGGTTTCTCCAGAAGGTGGTACACCACTAGATGTACCTGTAAAATGCAAGGTAGGTGTTAATAATGAAAATGATTCATTTTAATCACTCCTTGATTTTACTTTCCACAGTCACTATTAGTGGGTTAATAGAAAATGGAAGAAGAGGTAATGGTTACAAATAACCATAGGATAATATTCACCAGTGGCTAAGATCAAGAATTCAGATGTTCAAAAGCTCTGTGAATAAGAAAGAGTTCTTCTCAGATGCCAACACAAACCAGGGTGATACATAACATAACATGATGTTAATGCAAACAAGGATTTGTTTAAAACATGATAGCTGCCTGCATGCTAGATTGCTGCTAGTCAGGGGAACATCTAGCTACTGCCACTCTGATGTTCTCTACTTGAATACTGTACACACAATATTACCTTGAATAGAGAACTTCAGGGTTTCTTCCTGCTTCCTTACcaattagatttttgtttttactttgaaaattatcTTGTATAATAAAGAGGAATTTGTCTTGTTTTCTAACAACTGAGAAAAAACAAGGTGGATTAAAAAacatttagtgtttttttttctccactgagGAAAAAGCAAGGTTATAGCCCTATAAATATGTTAAgttgtgctaattttttttcctctctctgacCCAAGGATACTTGTCCAATTCAGTTTGTATTAATGACTGTTACTCAAAGTTAAACatcccagtttttaaaaactgatgtcATGCCATGACCACCAGTGATCTGGTTCAGAGCAGGCATAGTTTCATTTGGCTAAATGTTCAGTGAATGACTTTCAAAGCATATGGTTATGTGATCTGAGAAAGCATTGAATGTGGGCTGTGTTCATGCAATGTCAAATATTTAAGCAGCATAGAACTGATAGGAAATATCTATACTTTTCCCATTTCAAGAGGGATCTGAAAATAggtcatgtttttaaaaacatgtaagcTGGAGTAGAAAGCCTCTGGGGTTTGCTTCTTGACATATTGGATTGGTGGGTTGACATTCAAAAGGCTGGCTTTTTTTagtttgaaatttgaaatttcgaggaactttaataaaattaaattgacCCCAATAAAAGTAGGATAAGCCCAGAAATTATCTTGCCAATCGGATAGCAACAGAGTTAAACCCATTTCTCCCCTAATAATCGGTGGAAAATATGATGAAAGATTGAAGAATTGCCTGTTCAAGCCATTTTTCATTTGACTTTTCTGATGATTATCATAGATCTTTTagaattctattttccatttgtgCCAAATACCTTATATCAAACAATGCAAATCAAGCTCTGCTGCAAACTCTATCACAAATCCAGCTTGTGTGCAAATGGAATGGGgtctttcaaatttaaaaatgaactgtTAGAGATTTCAAAAAAACTTCCAAAAGTTAATAGAAACTATTTTGCAGCATTGTGTGAAGTGTAGTATTCAACTAATTGTCATAAAAGAGAAACACTGAGCAATTAATAAGAGGGCTTTGTGATTTTGACTGCTCTTTTGTCAAAATAAAACTTGGCCAAAAACAGCTGAGTGAAATGAAATTGGATTAAAATGTACCCATCCATGAAAAAGATTTAAAGATTTcgttattattcattttattgaaaGAAAAGAGAGTGGATTTTCTCAGACATCCCATACTCTGATCTATGGAATAATAGTTATTTAAGATATTTCTAAGCATTCTTCCAAAAAAGTCCTGTTGACCGATCTATCAGGGAAATGCATTCTGTAACCACCTTTAGAGATTCAAAATCTATATGAGCCTAATAAATCCTCTGAAAAGTCCTGTAAACAAGAATCCTATTTAATATTGTTTATCTTCAGGCTTCACTAATTTACATGAGCAGAAAGCACTTCTTTTCATGCTATAACtgttaacattttcaaaaactaGCGCTCCATAGAACCCCGATTGGTCAACTTCAGACTAGAGTAGTACTCTTCTGAAGTATTCCTAAGCCTAATGTTTCTAAGAAGAGTAAAATTACTGTTTGAATTGGCCTCTGATAGACTACCAAAAAAATATTGCCTGTGTCAGTGCTTAGATCATAAAAGTATATTGACCAGATATTTTCAGGGGAATTGGCTACTTTTTGCCTGAAGCATCCATCATAGAAATGGATTAATAGGTAATTGAACAGACATTTAATTTTCTACACTCTCACTATCTGAGCAGATCTTGGGTTCCTTTTTGTGCGTGCAAAGCTCTGGTATCCATTGACTGAAACGCTGGTGCTTTAGTACTCAGTTTTACAAAAGGATTCATTAATTTTCCCTCATGGCTTCTGATTACCTCGTTGTTACATCAACTAGACCATGGTAGAGCAAAACAGCTCATACCAGCACAGGGGCCAACTTACTCACTTAAATATGACATCTCTGAGTCATTTTCTTCCCAGAGGCTTTATTTCAAAGTATCCCTGAAAGAAATACTGTTGTTTGACTCAGCATTTCACTCCAGTTGGTTTTCATTCCACTCTGGTTTTGCTcaactttctcagaaattttgCTTGTTACTGACAACTCCCTAGTAGGAAAAACACATTCAGAAGTTGCCCTACAGTATTTAGGATggattcttttttcattattctgtCAAATATTCTGTGTTCCTCCATTCTTACAGGCGTCCAGAAGTTGCAATCTTCTATGACTCTTTAAAAAAGGATTATTTAAATGTCACTTGCCTTGAGGGCTGACTTTTGTCACTTTACTCTGGtacaaacatgtatttttatatcaGAGGAACAAAAGAGGGAATGTGATCTTGGAGAAATAAAATTGAGTAGAGTCCCATGTAAATTAACTTATATTTCCAGGGTCTCCCTTCATCTCTGTGTCAAGACATTTGTTTTAACTTCAGGGGATGTGCTCAGAAGCCATTCAACACTGAATATGTCTTGAGGctttctaggaaagaaaaaaattacataattttcagTTAGAAGTCTAAGACCAAACATAAAGATGTATCAAGAATTTAAAGAAGGTTGGAGAGAGACACTTGACCCATGTtaatcctattttctttcttgccaATTTTTGTAGTTATCGCTACCTGAAGGAGAATCAGAGATTATGTTCTTCCTTGACTTTCACTGGTGTCCTTTTTATACCT from Pongo abelii isolate AG06213 chromosome 13, NHGRI_mPonAbe1-v2.0_pri, whole genome shotgun sequence includes these protein-coding regions:
- the LINGO2 gene encoding leucine-rich repeat and immunoglobulin-like domain-containing nogo receptor-interacting protein 2 produces the protein MLHTAISCWQPFLGLAVVLIFMGSTIGCPARCECSAQNKSVSCHRRRLIAIPEGIPIETKILDLSKNRLKSVNPEEFISYPLLEEIDLSDNIIANVEPGAFNNLFNLRSLRLKGNRLKLVPLGVFTGLSNLTKLDISENKIVILLDYMFQDLHNLKSLEVGDNDLVYISHRAFSGLLSLEQLTLEKCNLTAVPTEALSHLRSLISLHLKHLNINNMPVYAFKRLFHLKHLEIDYWPLLDMMPANSLYGLNLTSLSITNTNLSTVPFLAFKHLVYLTHLNLSYNPISTIEAGMFSDLIRLQELHIVGAQLRTIEPHSFQGLRFLRVLNVSQNLLETLEENVFSSPRALEVLSINNNPLTCDCRLLWILQRQPTLQFGGQQPMCAGPDTIRERSFKDFHSTALSFYFTCKKPKIREKKLQHLLVDEGQTVQLECNADGDPQPVISWVTPRRRFITTKSNGRATVLGDGTLEIRFAQDQDSGVYVCIASNAAGNDTFTASLTVKGFASDRFLYANRTPMYMTDSNDTISNGTNANTFSLDLKTILVSTAMGCFTFLGVVLFCFLLLFVWSRGKGKHKNSIDLEYVPRKNNGAVVEGEVAGPRRFNMKMI